A genomic region of Bradyrhizobium sp. ORS 278 contains the following coding sequences:
- the malQ gene encoding 4-alpha-glucanotransferase, translated as MDLYSQAHSLGILTEFYDGQGNRRVTDEAALKIIVEAFPRPTPHRLLSGAIVIRPAQPTRSRLSDAAKLPVQWTVRRGDIAVARGETGEAFIEWPVDLPAGSYRVELLDASSCREELPLLVAPDKAFSGDFDRVWLLAVQLYGIKSRRNWGMGDFTDLANLIETCAKLGADGVGLNPLHALFDDRPGDFSPYAPNSRLFLNALYVDVEQAPGFADGPHSKVLEPLRQAELVDYKGVAALKWPALRAAFDAFMAAPDAADAAEFKAYRAERGDLLARFTCFEVLRHRFQKPWWEWPEGWRQPDAARCAALLNGPDAREADFVAYVQWLAERQLRRCKDLAHRLGMKVGLYLDVAVGVQSDGFDAWNEQGAISRTLSVGAPPDPLNTVGQNWGLAGFNAPGLELRNFEPFREMIRASMRHAGAIRLDHVLGLKRLYLVPHGFPAKQGAYVQMPFDALLAATAMESVASQCIVIGEDLGTVPEGFREQMADWGLWSYKVMIFERDDNGRFRDVDYYPPNALVTLNTHDLSTYAGWRSFGDLKTKRGLDIDPGETDQDRWHALGLWDEVLRHNGIHNNDVHSAIGFLSRTRSRLLAISLEDLLGVVDQPNIPGTIDEHPNWRRKMPIDLEDITGAVGVDALKAATAERISPASV; from the coding sequence ATGGATCTCTACAGCCAAGCTCACAGTCTCGGAATCCTGACAGAATTCTATGACGGTCAGGGCAATCGCCGCGTCACCGACGAGGCCGCCCTCAAGATCATCGTCGAGGCCTTTCCCAGGCCGACGCCGCATCGGCTGCTCAGCGGCGCGATCGTGATTCGGCCGGCCCAGCCGACGCGAAGCCGGCTGAGCGATGCGGCCAAGTTGCCGGTCCAGTGGACGGTCAGGCGCGGCGATATCGCCGTCGCGCGCGGCGAGACGGGTGAGGCGTTCATCGAATGGCCGGTGGATCTTCCCGCCGGCAGCTATCGCGTCGAGCTCCTGGATGCGTCGTCATGCCGCGAGGAGTTGCCGCTGCTGGTCGCACCCGACAAGGCGTTTTCGGGCGATTTCGATCGCGTCTGGCTGCTGGCCGTGCAGCTCTATGGCATCAAATCGCGCCGCAACTGGGGGATGGGCGACTTCACCGACCTCGCCAACCTCATCGAGACCTGCGCCAAGCTCGGCGCCGATGGCGTCGGCCTCAACCCGCTGCATGCGCTGTTCGACGATCGTCCCGGCGATTTCAGCCCCTATGCGCCGAACAGCCGGCTGTTCCTCAATGCGCTCTATGTCGACGTCGAGCAGGCGCCGGGCTTTGCCGACGGGCCCCATAGCAAGGTGCTGGAGCCGCTGCGGCAGGCCGAACTGGTCGACTACAAGGGCGTGGCGGCGTTGAAATGGCCGGCGCTGCGCGCGGCCTTCGATGCGTTCATGGCCGCGCCCGACGCTGCCGATGCGGCCGAGTTCAAGGCCTACCGCGCCGAGCGCGGCGATCTTCTGGCGCGCTTCACCTGTTTCGAGGTGCTGCGGCATCGCTTTCAGAAGCCTTGGTGGGAGTGGCCCGAGGGGTGGCGGCAGCCGGATGCGGCGCGCTGCGCGGCGCTGCTCAACGGCCCGGATGCGCGCGAGGCGGATTTCGTTGCCTATGTGCAGTGGCTGGCCGAGCGGCAACTGCGCCGTTGCAAGGATCTTGCCCATCGCCTGGGCATGAAGGTCGGCCTGTATCTCGACGTTGCCGTCGGCGTTCAATCCGACGGTTTCGATGCCTGGAACGAGCAGGGCGCAATCTCGCGCACCCTGTCGGTCGGTGCGCCGCCGGATCCGCTGAATACGGTCGGGCAGAATTGGGGCTTGGCCGGCTTCAATGCACCTGGGCTCGAGCTCAGGAATTTTGAGCCCTTCAGAGAGATGATCCGTGCCTCGATGCGCCATGCCGGCGCGATCCGGCTCGATCATGTGCTCGGGCTGAAGCGGCTCTATCTGGTGCCGCATGGTTTTCCGGCCAAGCAGGGCGCCTATGTGCAGATGCCGTTCGACGCGCTGCTCGCCGCCACCGCGATGGAGAGCGTCGCCAGCCAGTGCATCGTCATCGGCGAGGATCTCGGCACGGTGCCGGAGGGGTTCCGCGAGCAGATGGCCGATTGGGGACTGTGGTCCTACAAGGTCATGATCTTCGAGCGTGACGACAACGGCCGCTTCCGGGACGTCGACTACTATCCGCCGAACGCGCTGGTCACGCTGAACACCCACGATCTCTCCACCTATGCCGGCTGGCGCTCGTTCGGCGACCTCAAGACCAAGCGCGGGCTGGACATCGATCCCGGCGAGACCGACCAGGATCGCTGGCATGCGCTCGGGCTGTGGGACGAGGTGCTCCGCCACAACGGGATCCACAACAACGACGTTCACTCCGCGATCGGCTTCCTGTCGCGGACGCGGTCGCGGCTGCTGGCGATCTCGCTGGAGGATCTGCTCGGCGTCGTCGATCAGCCGAATATCCCAGGCACCATCGACGAGCATCCGAACTGGCGTCGCAAGATGCCGATCGACCTGGAGGACATCACCGGTGCCGTGGGCGTCGACGCGCTCAAGGCCGCAACCGCTGAACGGATCAGCCCGGCCAGCGTTTAA
- the treS gene encoding maltose alpha-D-glucosyltransferase — protein sequence MNVMSSLDAPSLQTETDGDGLWYKDAIIYQLHVKAFADSNNDGIGDFAGLTEKLDYLQDLGVTALWLLPFYPSPGRDDGYDIADYGSINPDFGTMKEFKRFIQEAQRRGLRVITELVVNHTSDQHHWFKRARRSPPGSSARNWYVWSDTDQKYLGTRIIFTDTEKSNWTWDPEAGQFYWHRFFSHQPDLNFDNPRVVSAIIQVMKRWLDAGVDGFRLDAIPYLCERDGTNNENLPETHAIIKRLRVELDNYAKDKLLLAEANQWPEDVQEYFGQGDECHMAYHFPLMPRIYMAIAQEDRFPITDILRQTPDIPASCQWALFLRNHDELTLEMVTDVERDYLWSTYANDPRARINVGIRRRLAPLMDNDRRKIELMNSLLMSFPGTPIIYYGDEIGMGDNIYLGDRNGVRTPMQWTPDRNGGFSRADPARLYAPMIMDPVYGYEAVNVEAQSRSLSSLLNATKKLISVRKSTLAFGRGTMTFIRPANRSVLAYVRQYKDEVILCVANLSRSAQATELDLSAFKDRIPVEMLGRSRFPAIGELPYMITLSPYSFYWFQLKERDKSEPVVQRAVPEFETLVVPLGSTWVSLARTRSLFERDVLPGHLARTRWYPERTPDAIHPTLTSAIPFCDIGDNRPWLIFFKAAERKDEMRYLLPMQIDWVRFDRERYNPQAFAAVRQGAREGTLLDAATNPIFLSLLLRNLAQSLTVEENGLRLEFRPTSRFPDKPVRESEQVRVIETDRCSSKAVVNNEFFIKIYRELEAGPHPEVEFGRFLTESVQFSNVPPLLGSVELVQDDERRTVGAVHGFVENQGDGWTVTAAYLDRYIDDQRVFATSGDERQSEELSPYLRYMAQTGRRTGELHAALASRGDIPGFAPEPTTADSLDHWIDRLRAQAVRIVASLSERHDHLKDPERGLADQVLARRSELSERLGHLLPYQMDGCDIRVHGDFHLGQILIVRDDIVIIDFDGDEGLPLAERWRKAPPARDIAGFLRSIDCSVRVALERALRASPDDHGRLAAALTEWRDRAIAAFLAGYHEVKATEPLWPENSRSAEALLNFFLLEKALGALEYDLAHRPDWLRVALGNLLRVLSESAPSSESS from the coding sequence ATGAACGTGATGTCATCCCTGGACGCCCCGAGCCTCCAGACCGAGACCGATGGCGACGGCCTCTGGTACAAGGACGCGATCATCTACCAGTTGCACGTCAAGGCATTCGCCGACAGCAACAATGACGGCATCGGCGATTTTGCCGGCCTCACCGAGAAGCTCGATTATCTGCAGGATCTTGGCGTCACCGCGCTGTGGCTGCTGCCGTTCTATCCCTCGCCCGGCCGCGACGACGGTTACGACATCGCCGACTATGGCAGCATCAATCCCGATTTCGGGACGATGAAGGAGTTCAAGCGCTTCATCCAGGAGGCGCAGCGCCGCGGCCTGCGCGTCATCACCGAGCTCGTGGTCAACCACACCTCCGACCAGCACCATTGGTTCAAGCGCGCGCGCCGCAGCCCGCCGGGATCGAGCGCGCGCAACTGGTATGTCTGGAGCGATACCGACCAGAAATATCTTGGCACGCGCATCATCTTCACCGACACCGAGAAGTCGAACTGGACCTGGGATCCGGAAGCCGGCCAGTTCTACTGGCATCGATTCTTCTCACATCAGCCGGATCTCAATTTCGACAATCCGCGCGTGGTCAGCGCCATCATCCAGGTGATGAAGCGCTGGCTGGATGCCGGCGTCGACGGCTTCCGCCTCGACGCGATCCCCTATCTCTGCGAGCGCGACGGCACCAACAACGAGAATCTGCCCGAGACGCATGCGATCATCAAGCGCCTGCGCGTCGAGCTCGATAACTACGCCAAGGACAAGCTGCTGCTGGCGGAGGCCAACCAATGGCCGGAGGACGTGCAGGAATATTTCGGCCAGGGCGACGAGTGCCACATGGCCTATCACTTCCCGCTCATGCCGCGCATCTACATGGCGATCGCGCAGGAGGACCGCTTCCCGATCACCGACATCCTGCGCCAGACGCCGGACATCCCTGCGAGCTGCCAATGGGCGCTGTTCCTGCGCAATCATGACGAGCTGACGCTCGAAATGGTGACCGACGTCGAGCGCGACTATCTCTGGTCGACCTACGCCAACGATCCACGCGCGCGTATCAATGTCGGCATCCGCCGGCGGCTGGCGCCGCTGATGGACAATGACCGGCGCAAGATCGAGCTGATGAACTCGCTCCTGATGTCGTTCCCGGGCACGCCGATCATCTATTACGGCGACGAGATCGGCATGGGCGACAACATCTATCTTGGCGACCGCAACGGCGTGCGCACCCCGATGCAATGGACGCCGGACCGCAATGGCGGCTTCTCGCGCGCCGACCCGGCGCGGCTGTACGCGCCGATGATCATGGACCCGGTCTACGGCTACGAGGCGGTCAACGTCGAGGCGCAGTCACGCAGCCTGTCGTCGCTCCTCAACGCCACGAAGAAGCTGATCTCGGTGCGCAAGTCGACGCTCGCCTTCGGCCGGGGCACGATGACGTTCATCCGTCCGGCCAACCGCTCCGTGCTGGCCTATGTGCGGCAATACAAGGACGAGGTCATTCTCTGCGTCGCCAATTTGTCGCGCTCGGCGCAGGCGACCGAGCTCGATCTCTCCGCATTCAAGGACCGCATTCCGGTCGAGATGCTCGGCCGCTCGCGCTTTCCCGCCATCGGCGAGCTGCCCTACATGATCACGCTGTCGCCCTATAGCTTCTACTGGTTCCAGCTCAAGGAGCGTGACAAGTCGGAGCCGGTGGTTCAGCGCGCCGTACCGGAATTCGAGACGCTGGTGGTGCCGCTCGGCTCGACCTGGGTGTCGCTGGCGCGCACTCGCAGCCTGTTCGAGCGCGACGTGCTGCCCGGCCATCTCGCGCGCACGCGCTGGTATCCCGAACGCACGCCAGACGCGATCCACCCGACTTTGACGTCCGCGATCCCATTTTGCGACATCGGCGACAACCGTCCGTGGCTGATCTTCTTCAAGGCCGCCGAGCGCAAGGACGAGATGCGCTACCTGCTACCGATGCAGATCGACTGGGTGCGGTTCGATCGCGAGCGCTACAATCCGCAGGCGTTCGCCGCCGTGCGCCAGGGCGCCCGCGAGGGCACGCTGCTCGATGCCGCCACCAATCCGATATTCCTGTCGCTGCTGCTGCGCAATCTCGCGCAGTCGCTCACCGTCGAGGAGAACGGGCTGCGGCTGGAATTCCGCCCGACCTCGCGCTTTCCCGACAAGCCGGTGCGCGAGTCCGAGCAGGTGCGCGTCATCGAGACCGACCGCTGCAGCAGCAAGGCCGTCGTCAACAACGAGTTCTTCATCAAGATCTATCGCGAGCTCGAGGCCGGCCCTCATCCGGAAGTCGAGTTCGGCCGCTTCCTCACCGAGAGCGTCCAGTTCTCCAACGTGCCACCGCTGCTCGGCAGCGTCGAGCTGGTCCAGGACGACGAGCGCCGCACGGTGGGCGCCGTGCACGGCTTCGTGGAGAATCAGGGCGACGGCTGGACCGTCACCGCGGCCTATCTCGACCGCTACATCGACGACCAGCGCGTGTTCGCCACGAGCGGCGACGAACGACAGAGCGAGGAGCTTTCACCCTATCTGCGCTACATGGCCCAGACCGGCCGACGCACCGGGGAGTTGCATGCAGCCCTGGCCTCGCGCGGCGACATCCCCGGCTTCGCTCCCGAGCCGACCACGGCCGATAGCCTCGATCACTGGATCGACCGGCTTCGGGCCCAGGCCGTGCGGATCGTCGCCAGCCTGAGCGAGCGCCACGATCATCTCAAGGACCCCGAGCGCGGTTTGGCCGATCAGGTCCTCGCGAGGCGAAGTGAACTGTCGGAGAGACTGGGTCATCTTCTTCCCTACCAGATGGACGGCTGCGATATCCGCGTGCATGGCGACTTTCACCTGGGTCAGATCCTGATCGTCAGGGACGACATCGTCATCATCGACTTCGACGGCGACGAAGGGCTGCCGCTTGCCGAGCGCTGGCGCAAGGCGCCGCCGGCGCGCGACATCGCGGGCTTCCTGCGCTCGATCGACTGCTCCGTGCGCGTGGCGCTCGAACGCGCGCTGCGGGCCAGCCCCGATGACCATGGCCGGCTCGCTGCCGCGCTGACGGAATGGCGCGATCGCGCCATTGCGGCCTTTCTGGCCGGTTATCACGAGGTGAAGGCCACGGAGCCGCTCTGGCCGGAGAATTCGCGCAGCGCAGAGGCGCTCCTTAACTTTTTCCTGCTGGAAAAAGCGCTCGGAGCGCTCGAATATGATCTGGCTCACCGGCCGGACTGGTTGCGCGTCGCGCTGGGCAATCTGCTTCGCGTCCTGTCCGAGTCAGCCCCTTCCAGCGAGTCTTCATGA
- the glgB gene encoding 1,4-alpha-glucan branching protein GlgB yields the protein MTHLSPEAFAIIEGRHADPFRYLGQHNVDGQTIVRAFLPEASRVEVVGEHGEVAPLARIHDAGLFTGTMSSMQRYRLRATFGDSVTDLEDPYRFLPILGDFDLHLLGEGNHERLYDKLGAHPMVIDGVDGVGFVVLAPNARRVSVVGDFNFWNARRHPMRVRGNGYWELFIPRARAGDHYKFDIIGPQGEHLPLKSDPMAFAAEMRPKTASIVVDETRLPRPRPAPHDINKLNKPVSIYEVHLGSWRRKDNNQWLTYRELAEQLPAYARDMGFTHIEFLPINEHPFDGSWGYQPTGLYAPTSRFGSPEDFCALVDACHREGLAVWLDWVPGHFPDDPHGLGHFDGTALYEHANPMQGRHLDWGTLIYNYGRTEVANFLRSNALFWLERYGIDGLRVDAVASMLYLDYSRPSGGWIPNKYGGRENLEAIEFLRRTNIDVFGHFPQATTAAEESTAWPQVSRPVDTGGLGFGYKWNMGWMHDTLRYVSKDPIHRKYHHGEILFGLHYAFSENFILPLSHDEVVHGKRSILGRMPGDDWQRFANLRAYYSFMFGHPGKKLLFMGCELAQEREWNHDTSLDWHLLGDARYAGIQALIRDLNHLYRNQPALHERDCDPEGFEWLITDDADRNVFAWVRKGFDERAHCVVVVNFSPNVYYNYRVRAPLGGTWREVFNSDSSHYGGSNVGNVGQVHASEDQHLNLILPPMAAVFLVPEA from the coding sequence ATGACCCATCTTTCTCCCGAGGCGTTTGCGATCATCGAGGGCCGGCATGCCGACCCGTTTCGCTATCTCGGTCAGCACAACGTCGACGGCCAAACCATCGTGCGCGCCTTCCTGCCGGAGGCCTCCCGGGTCGAGGTGGTGGGCGAGCACGGCGAGGTCGCGCCACTGGCGCGCATTCACGATGCTGGTCTGTTCACCGGGACGATGTCGTCGATGCAGCGCTATCGCTTGCGCGCGACCTTCGGCGATTCCGTGACCGATCTGGAGGACCCCTATCGCTTCCTCCCGATCCTCGGGGATTTCGACCTGCACCTGCTCGGGGAAGGCAATCATGAGCGGCTCTACGACAAGCTCGGTGCACATCCGATGGTCATCGACGGCGTCGATGGCGTCGGCTTCGTGGTGCTCGCTCCCAATGCGCGGCGCGTCAGCGTGGTGGGCGATTTCAACTTCTGGAATGCAAGGCGGCATCCGATGCGGGTGCGCGGCAACGGCTATTGGGAGCTGTTCATCCCGCGCGCCCGGGCTGGCGACCACTACAAGTTCGACATCATCGGTCCGCAGGGCGAGCACCTGCCGCTGAAATCCGACCCGATGGCGTTCGCGGCCGAAATGCGCCCCAAGACGGCGTCGATCGTGGTGGATGAGACGCGTCTGCCGCGGCCGCGCCCGGCGCCTCATGACATCAACAAGCTGAACAAGCCGGTCTCGATCTACGAGGTGCATCTCGGCTCGTGGCGGCGCAAGGACAACAATCAGTGGCTGACCTATCGCGAACTGGCCGAGCAGCTGCCGGCCTATGCGCGCGACATGGGCTTCACCCATATCGAATTCCTGCCGATCAACGAGCATCCGTTCGACGGCAGCTGGGGCTATCAGCCGACCGGCCTGTACGCGCCAACCAGCCGCTTCGGCAGCCCTGAGGACTTCTGTGCGCTGGTCGATGCCTGTCACCGCGAGGGCCTTGCGGTGTGGCTCGACTGGGTGCCCGGCCATTTCCCGGATGATCCGCACGGGCTCGGCCATTTCGACGGCACCGCGCTGTACGAGCATGCCAACCCGATGCAAGGCCGGCATCTCGACTGGGGCACGCTGATCTACAATTACGGCCGCACCGAAGTGGCCAATTTCCTGCGCTCGAACGCGCTGTTCTGGCTGGAGCGCTACGGCATCGACGGCCTGCGCGTCGACGCCGTCGCCTCGATGCTCTATCTCGACTACAGCCGTCCCTCGGGCGGCTGGATCCCCAACAAATATGGCGGACGCGAGAATCTCGAAGCCATCGAGTTTCTGCGCCGGACCAACATCGACGTGTTCGGCCATTTCCCGCAGGCCACGACCGCGGCCGAAGAATCCACCGCCTGGCCGCAAGTATCGCGTCCCGTCGACACGGGCGGGCTCGGCTTCGGCTACAAGTGGAACATGGGCTGGATGCACGACACCTTGCGCTACGTCAGCAAGGACCCGATCCACCGCAAATATCACCACGGCGAGATCCTGTTCGGCCTGCACTACGCCTTTTCGGAAAACTTCATCCTGCCGCTGTCGCATGACGAGGTCGTGCACGGCAAGCGCTCCATCCTGGGCCGCATGCCCGGGGACGACTGGCAGCGCTTCGCCAACCTGCGCGCCTATTACAGCTTCATGTTCGGCCATCCCGGCAAGAAGCTGCTGTTCATGGGCTGCGAGCTCGCCCAGGAGCGGGAATGGAATCACGACACCTCGCTGGACTGGCATCTGCTGGGAGATGCGCGCTATGCCGGCATCCAGGCCCTGATTCGCGACCTCAACCACCTCTACCGCAACCAGCCGGCGCTGCACGAGCGCGACTGCGATCCGGAGGGCTTTGAGTGGCTGATCACCGACGATGCCGACCGCAACGTGTTCGCCTGGGTGCGAAAAGGCTTTGATGAGCGCGCCCACTGCGTCGTGGTCGTGAACTTTTCCCCAAACGTGTATTACAATTACCGGGTCCGCGCGCCGCTCGGCGGCACATGGCGGGAAGTCTTCAATTCGGACTCCTCGCATTATGGCGGCAGCAATGTCGGCAATGTCGGCCAGGTCCATGCCTCTGAAGATCAGCACCTCAACCTCATCCTCCCGCCCATGGCAGCGGTATTTCTCGTCCCGGAAGCCTGA
- the glgX gene encoding glycogen debranching protein GlgX, producing MRLAAGSHARLGATWDGRGTNFALFSANAEKVELCLFDSQGRREIERIELPERTEDVWHGYLNDVSPGQLYGYRVYGPYEPERGHRFNANKLLLDPYAKRLAGRLVWSDAHFAYRAGSPREDLSFDRRDNARGMPKAVVIDETFNWGRREMRPQIPWEDTIIYEAHVKGLTNRRDDVPPNLRGTYGGLSSPAMIKHLKRMGVTTIELLPIHAFIDDRMLVEKKLVNYWGYNTISFFAPEQRYAQDNPLDAFRTTVARLHDAGIEVMLDVVYNHTAEGNHLGPTLCYRGIDNASYYWLKPDNPRFYDDFTGCGSSVNLTHPRVLQMVMDSLRYWVEVCHVDGFRFDLATTLAREKHGFDRRSGFLTAIRQDPVLAGVKLVAEPWDVGLGGYQVGAFPSQWSEWNDRYRSAMRRYWSGEGSLIGEVSSRMTGSSDIFNHDGRTQRASVNHVTVHDGFTLADLFAYNSKHNEANGEDNRDGSNDNHSNNFGHEGPTDDVVINALRRQSRKNQLACLFLAQGLPLLLAGDEVGNSQAGNNNAYCQDNEVGWIDWSGMGREGDDLIDFIAHMTELRRRFGQIRARRWLDGRRSDGSFGVLWLTPSAEEMTQTDWTFPDGRFLAYVLAPVEQEQAPIFIVLNAAPEEIGFKLPKLAETKIWQQVLNTTEAQQKPIDFASGTDLKAPPRSVLAFAGLS from the coding sequence ATGCGCCTGGCCGCAGGAAGTCACGCCCGCCTCGGTGCCACCTGGGACGGGCGAGGGACCAACTTTGCCCTGTTCTCCGCCAATGCCGAGAAGGTCGAGCTCTGCCTGTTCGACAGCCAGGGCCGCCGCGAGATCGAGCGCATCGAGCTGCCGGAGCGGACGGAGGACGTCTGGCACGGCTATCTCAACGACGTCTCGCCCGGGCAGCTCTACGGCTACCGCGTCTATGGCCCCTATGAGCCGGAGCGCGGCCACCGCTTCAATGCCAACAAGCTGCTGCTCGACCCCTATGCCAAGCGGCTCGCCGGCCGCCTTGTCTGGAGCGACGCGCATTTCGCCTACCGTGCCGGCTCGCCGCGCGAGGACCTCTCCTTCGACCGCCGCGACAATGCGCGCGGCATGCCGAAGGCCGTCGTCATCGACGAGACCTTCAACTGGGGCCGGCGCGAGATGCGCCCGCAGATCCCGTGGGAGGACACGATCATCTACGAGGCCCACGTCAAGGGCCTGACCAACAGACGCGACGACGTGCCGCCGAACCTGCGCGGCACCTATGGCGGGCTGTCGTCGCCGGCGATGATCAAGCATCTGAAGCGCATGGGCGTCACCACGATCGAGCTGCTGCCGATCCACGCCTTCATCGACGACCGCATGCTGGTCGAGAAGAAGCTGGTCAACTATTGGGGCTACAACACCATCTCGTTCTTCGCGCCGGAGCAGCGCTACGCGCAGGACAACCCGCTCGACGCTTTCAGGACCACGGTGGCGCGGCTGCACGATGCCGGCATCGAGGTGATGCTCGACGTCGTCTACAACCACACTGCCGAGGGCAATCATCTCGGCCCGACGCTGTGCTACCGCGGCATCGACAACGCCTCCTACTACTGGCTGAAGCCGGACAATCCGCGCTTCTATGACGACTTCACCGGCTGCGGCTCGTCGGTCAACCTGACGCATCCACGCGTGCTGCAGATGGTGATGGACTCTCTTCGCTACTGGGTCGAGGTCTGCCATGTCGACGGCTTCCGCTTCGACCTCGCCACCACGCTCGCCCGCGAGAAGCACGGCTTCGACCGGCGCAGCGGCTTCCTCACCGCGATCCGCCAGGACCCGGTGCTCGCCGGCGTCAAGCTGGTCGCCGAGCCCTGGGACGTCGGCCTTGGCGGCTATCAGGTCGGCGCGTTCCCGTCGCAATGGTCGGAATGGAACGACCGCTATCGCAGCGCCATGCGCCGCTACTGGAGCGGCGAAGGCAGCCTGATCGGCGAGGTGTCGAGCCGCATGACCGGCTCCTCTGACATCTTCAATCACGACGGCCGCACCCAGCGCGCCAGCGTCAACCACGTCACCGTCCACGATGGCTTCACCCTGGCCGATCTCTTCGCCTACAACAGCAAGCATAACGAGGCGAACGGCGAGGACAATCGCGACGGCTCCAACGACAACCACAGCAACAATTTCGGTCACGAGGGTCCGACCGACGACGTCGTGATCAACGCGCTGCGCCGGCAGTCGCGCAAGAACCAGCTCGCCTGTCTGTTCCTCGCACAAGGCTTGCCGCTTTTGCTCGCGGGCGACGAGGTCGGCAACTCGCAAGCCGGCAACAACAACGCCTATTGCCAGGACAACGAGGTCGGCTGGATCGACTGGAGCGGCATGGGCCGCGAGGGCGACGACCTCATCGATTTCATCGCGCATATGACCGAGTTGCGCCGCCGCTTCGGCCAGATCCGTGCGCGGCGCTGGCTGGACGGCCGCCGCTCGGACGGCAGCTTCGGCGTGTTGTGGCTGACGCCTTCGGCGGAGGAGATGACGCAAACCGACTGGACCTTTCCCGATGGACGATTTCTCGCCTATGTGCTCGCCCCGGTGGAACAGGAGCAGGCTCCGATCTTTATCGTTCTGAACGCGGCCCCCGAAGAGATCGGATTCAAATTGCCCAAGCTCGCCGAAACCAAGATTTGGCAACAGGTTCTGAACACCACCGAAGCCCAGCAGAAGCCGATCGACTTCGCGTCCGGCACGGACCTCAAGGCCCCGCCCCGCTCCGTCCTGGCGTTTGCGGGCCTGTCATGA